CGGCAGCCCCACGGATGCGGGTGCCGGACATCTGGTCTTTGACAATGCCGGACGTCTGCAGAGCTGGAACGAGCCCGTGCACTGACAAGTCACGCGAGACGCGCGGCGTGAGGCCGCTCTCTTCCGTTGCTGTTGGCAGGCTTGCACGGATGGCCAGTGGATGAGTCACTGGCCATCCGTACTCGAGCGGGAGTCGGGAACCTTCCGCAAGGGCTGACGGATCCAGTCACGCAACCCATCGGTCGGAAGTCCTTTCGCTCAGAATTCCCAGCTGACACCGAGCACCGGCAGAATGCCCAACCAGTAGGTATTGTCCTGGAAGTAGACATAGTTGCCGTTGTCATCGAACTGGTACTGGTTGTCATCGCCGCGCACATCCACATCGAACTTCTTCAGATTCTCGCGATTGTAGACATTGATCAGGTGCAGGAAAGCACTGAGTCGGCTGTTGTCCAACTGCCAGATCCGGTTCACGCGTACATCCATCCGGTGGTAGGGCGGATAGGTGCGCCCGCGGAACACACCGTGCACCGGGTAGAAATGCAACGAATCGCTGGGCAGGGTCGTGTCTCGGTAGGTGTAGTCCGTGTAGGGCAGACCGTGCCAGTACTGCCAGGACACGTTGATCAGCCAGCGCGGGTCGGGCCGGTAATTCAGATCGGCGTAGAGGGTGTGATCCTGGTTGTTGATTTTCGGCAGCCAGCCTGTCCGCGGCGTGACCAGCCCCTGGAAGTCAATCCCGGTCACGTGTTCCTCGGCTCTGGACCAGGCATAACTGAGCCACCAGGAAAAACGTCCGCCCTGATCGCGCTTGAGAAAGAATTCGATGCCATGGCTGCGGGCTTCGTCCACATGGACCAGCGCCAGGTCGTTGCGCGCTTCGGGAAACACCTCCCAGGGATCACGCAGGTTCTGCCAGGAGGCGGCAGGGTCCGGCATCTGCTTGACGAATCCGTCAAGGCGCAGCTCGATGCCGTTGTCAAAGTGATGTTCCAGGCCCAGTACCCAGTGCCGCGACAATTCGGCGGGCACGAACTGGGTCGCGCCGTGATTCACGTCCAGCGCATTGATCGACTGGATCTGCCAGTAGTGGCCCCACGCCGCACGCACGGTGGTTTCCGGGGCCAGTGCCCAGGCCAGTCCGAGCCGCGGACTCCAGAGTCTGTCGCCAGTATGGTCGGCCCGGTCATGGCGCAGCCCGGCCTCCGCAAGCAGGTGTTCGGTCAGTCGATAGCGCCCGGAGGCGTACAGGCCCAGCTGATTGCCGCTGGGTTGGGTCCGGATGCTCGCACTGTCCTGGAAGAAGAAGAGCTGGTCGGTGGAGTCGATGCGCCAGTCATCCAGTGTGTAGTGGTAGTTGTAGTCGCTTTGCAGGTGGCGCAGATCGACGCCGGACTTGAGTTGCAGGTTCTTGCCCGGCTTCCAGTCCAGTTCCTGCTTGAAACCCGACAGGGTGTACGAGCGCTGGTCCAGCAGCTTGAAGAACATCTTGTCGGAGGGCTCGAAAGGCTTTTCCGAATCTCCATGGCGCTTGTGATCCACTTCGCCCAGATACAGCATGCTGCGCGTGAAGAGCCGCGGCGTCCAGCTGGAGTTGAAGGTCAGCCAGCCGTAGCTGTTGGTGTAACGCGTGTCGTGGATGTCGTGGGCCTGGTCTTCCACGCTGATGTCTCGGATGCCGGTCTGGTCGCCCGCGCGCAGGGCGTGAAGGGCAATGCTCTGGCGCGGATTCAACCGGTATTCCACTTTGCCCAGCATGTCGTAGAAGAAGGGGATCTGCTCGTCGAAGCCCACCAGTTGAAAAGCCTGGTCCAGGATGCCGCGGCGGGCGCTTACCAGATATTCGCCACGCCCATCGGCCAGCGGGCCCTCGCTGAATCCGCGCACGGTCAGCGCACTCAGCCCCATGCTGTGATGCGACTTGCCGTCCCTGTTGTGGCGAGTGCGCATGGCGAAGACCGCGCTTTCCCGGTCGCCGTATTCGGCGGAGAAGCCGCCGGTGAGCAGCTCGACACCTTCCACGGCTTCGATGTCGACGATGCTGAACAGGCCGCCGGAGAAGTCCCGCTGATGAAAGGGCTCATGGAGCTCCATCCCGTCCAGGGTCATCAGCACCTCGTCGGCTTCGCCCCCGCGCACGGTGAACTTGGAGGAGTAGTCATTGGACGCGACGCCCGGAAGACGTGACACGGCCCGGGTGATGTCCTCGGCGAAACTCATGTTCTGCAGGTCCTTGCGACCCAGAGTCTGGCGCGAGGCGGGGCCGGTGCCCATGATCGAGAAACTGCCCGGCGTGACAACCATCTCCTCAAGCGGAATCGCGGCGGCGCGCATCCGGGTGATTCCCAGATCCAGTTCGGTGCCTGCCTTCAGCTGGCAAGGCCCAAGAGTCCGGTCTTCATAGCCCACGAAACTGAGGGTCAACCAGTACTCGCCCGGGCTGAGCTCCGTGATCCGGAAGCGGCCGTCTTCGTCGCTGGCCGTGCCCAGCGAGGTGCCATCGACGGTCACGTTGACCCGCGACAGCGGACGATCCTGATGCTCATCCAGCACCTGGCCCACCAGGCTTGCCTTCTGACCCACGGGTGTGTCCGCCGCGAACAGCACACCGTGGTCACACAACAGGGCCAGAAGGACGAGCAGCCAGAGGGGACCTCCGGCCAGGTATCGCATTGAGCCTGTCAGGGATGGCAGAGGCCAACGGCCTTCACCGGCGGAAGCAGATCGGACACAGGGGTGTCGGCGTGACAAACTGGCTGGCGGATCCAGCGGGGTCCGGGGGCTGGGTGGACGCATCTCGGGCTCCTCTGCAAGTACTTGTAAGTGGTCATGCGACCCGGACAAACGGATCTAATCAACTGCTTGCAAAGGCTCGATGGCGCTCCTGCTGGTCTGGAAATCGCGGATTCAGCCGCGCGGGCTGTGATCGAGGGCTCAGGATAGGAAGAGATTCTGGAGGAAATCTGGAGTTCAGCGGGAGGCGGGAAAGTCCAGCTGGAAGCGATGGCGGTCACCCGTGATGGTGTAGTCCAGACCGATGCCTGCGTGCTGGCAGATCCGCTGGACGAGCGCCAGACCAAGACCCAGCGAGCCGGACGTCGGGTCGGCCTTGCGGAAGCGCTCGAACAGGGTGGCCGGGTCGCCCGCGAAGGGCATTCCGGTGTTTTCCAGCTGCAAGGAGTGTGCGTTCAGCGTCAGCAGGATGCTGCCTCCGGGCAGACTGTGGCGGATCGCGTTGTGCAGCAGATTGGAGAACAGCGTGTCACACAGGTCCGGGTGGATCCGGAGCAGACAGGGACTGATTTCCACCTGCAACTGCAGGCGCTTGCTGTCGATCAGGTCCTCCAGGCTGTCCAGTTTCTCCTGCAGCCACGGGCCCAGCTCGATCGGGGCTGAGGGGCGGAACTCCTGGTTGTCGACCCGGGTCAGCAGGGCCAGGGTGTGTTGCAGGCGGGCCAGCCGGTTGGCGGCCGCGTAGGCGTGCTGCAGGTGGCCGCGGGAGTCCTGCGACAGATCATCCTGCTGCATCAGCAATTCCAGATGGGTCACGATGGCGCTCACGGGGGTCTGCATCTCGTGGCTGGCATCCTCGCTGAACTGCCGCAGGCTCTGATAGTCCCGCTGCAGTTTCTCGGTCATCCGGCGCACATGGGCACCCAGCTCATCGAATTCACGGGTGCCGGTGGCCACGGGATCGAAGGGGTGCTGGTCCCGGAAGTCGAAGGCCGCGATCCGCGCCAGCAGCAGCTGGAAGGGGCGCCAGAGCACACGGTGGCTGAAGTGGCTGAGAGCAATCGCCGAGAGCAGCAGCAGGGCCAGCACGAGCGCCTGTGCCTTGAGCAGGCTTTCCACCAGATCGTCGGACTCGATGCGCGCCTTGCGCACCGTGACCCACCAGCGTTGATCAGCGTGCCGCAGTTCGAAGCCCAGCTGCATGAAGGGCACCACATCGTCTTCGAAGGCCGGCTGCAGCAGGGTGTCGGAAAACTGGGGTTCGCGCCCGGGAGCGTCCGGTTGCAGCAGGAGCAACTGTCCTTCGCGGCTGGCCTGGTCGCCCCAACGGGCCAGCCAGGTGGGAAAGTCCGCTTCGATCTCGCGCTGTCGCAGTTGCAGACCTTCGCGGGCTTCCTCGTCGGCCAGACCGCGCAGGTAGTGAAAACTGCCGAAACCACCGACCAGCAGGGCCAGGGCCAGCAGAGGGCCCGCCAGGAGGAAGAGGCGGTGCAGCAGTTTCATGGCAGTTTCACCGTGTAGCCCACGCCGTAGACGGTGTGGATCAGGCCCTCGACTCCGGCGTCGGCCAGTTTGCGCCGCAGGTTCTTGATGTGATCGTAGACCACATCGAAGGAGTCGGCCTGGTCGATCGCCGAGCCCCAGAGATGCTCGGCGATGGTTTCCTTGGAGAGCACATGGTTGGCATTGCTGGCCAGAAAGAGCAGCAGGTCGAATTCGCGGCGGGTCAGGGAGATCTCGAGGTTGCCGTGATGCACAAGGCGTTTCTGGGGATGCATCCGCAACGGGCCGCAGACCAGTTCGGGCTGGCCATCCTGCTGCAGCCGGCGCTGGATCGCCCGCAGGCGCGCATTCAGTTCGGCCAGATGGAAGGGTTTGGGCAAGTAGTCATCGGCGCCCAGATCCAGCCCGCGGACCTTGTCTTCCAGTGAATCCCGTGCGGAAATGATGATCACGCCCGCGCGCGAGCCCCGGCTCTTCAGGGTCCGCAGCAGCTCCAGGCCATTGCCGTCGGGCAGGGTGATGTCCACGATCACACAGTCATAGAGGTAGAGCTTGAGCGCGAGCTCGGCCTGCTCGAAGCCACTGGCCGTCTCGATCAGGTCAAAACGCCCTTCAAGAAACTCGCGGATCGAGTGAGTCAATTGTGGATCGTCTTCCACCAGCAGGATCTTCACCGGCTCGCCCATTGTTCGGTGTGGGAGTGTCGACAGGCAATCTCGGGCAGAACCTAATACTGTCCGTCCGTGCAGGGGAGGCACAATCGATGGGGCAGCGAATCAGACGGGCTGGGCCGGGTTGCGCCAGCGATCCACGCTCCGCAGCAGGGCGTAGACCAGAATCGAGACGAACACGCCGAAGACCGCCGGGTCCAGCTGGTTGCTCCAGTCCGTGAAGCGGTAGACGAAAGTCACACCCACCGAGACCAGCATCGTCCAGGTGATGGCGCGGGTCTGGGAGGGCGAGCGGAAGGTGGTGAGCGTGCCCACGACCACGGGCACGATGATCGCCGGAGCCCAGGTGTGATAGGTGAAGAGCAGCAGCCCGATGATGTCCTGCCAGAGAATCGCGATCAGGGTGGCGGCCAGACCCAGCAGGGCGGTGCAGATCCGCGCCAGCTTGAGCAGTTTGCGGTCCCCCATGCTGGTCCAGCCCAGCTGGTGCTCGAAGAGGTCCTTGACGAAGATCGCCGTGGCCGAATTGAGCGCCGAGTCGGCCGAAGACATCACGGCCGAGAGCAGAGCGGCGATCATGATGCCCGAAAGCACCGGATTGTGCAGCCCGCGGATCACCACGGGCAGGGCCTGCTGGGAGTCGATGTCCGGGTAGTGCATGCGGGCGTGCACGGCGATGAAGAACAGCACCACCGGAAATGTGAGTGCCAGAAAAAGACCCACTCCCGCGATGCCGCGTTTGGTGTGTCCGATGTCGCGCCCGATGCAGTAGCGGGTGGCATAACCCGGGGCGAAGGTTTCGCCCAGCAGGAAGGCCAGGAAGGTGGTGATCAGGAAGAGCCAGCCGTGGCCGCCTTCCAGCTGGAAGAACTCCGCGGGCAGGGTGCTTGTGACCGTGTCCCAGTTGCCGATCAGGTCCGGGGTGATGAAGACCAGAGTCAGCAGGAAACCCAGGAAGAGCACCACGAACTGGTAGATGTCGGTGTAGATCACGGCCAGCAGGCCACCGGCGGTGGAGTAGAGGATCACCAGCAGCCCGCCGATGCCGATCGCCCAGCGCATGATGTTGGGCGTGTCCAGCGTCGAGGGCAGCAGGGTGGTCAGCACCGTGCCGATGGCGGCCATCTGGGCCGCCACGATGAAGACCGAGAACAGCAGCGACAGAATCAGCACCACGAAGCGAGGCTGCTCGCCGAAGCGGTGGCCGAAGTAGCCCGCCACCGTGTACAGTTTCGCCTCGCGGAAGCGTGGAGCCACCACCATGCCCGAGAAGATGAAATGCAGGTAGCCGCCGGTGGAGACCAGCAGCATCAGAATGCCCCACTCGTAGGTCTTGCCCACGGCCCCGATCGAATAGCCCCCACCGATGACGGTGGCGCCCATGGTGGCGAAGAGCAGGTACCAGGGCACATCGCGACCGGCCACCAGAAAATCATCCGTGCTCTCGATGCGGCCGGACTTCAGCATGCCCTTGACCACGATGAAGGTCACATAGGCAATGATGATGCCCCACTCGATGTACAGCGTCTGATTCAGAGTGCGGCTTCCGGCTGGTTGAAGGTCTCGTCGATCACGGGCGGCAGCGAGGTGGTGGCGTGCCGGGAGAGCTGTGCCTGGAAGATGCCGGGATCGGGCAGCAGTTCCTTGTCGATGTACTTGCCCATCATCAGTCGCACGAGCGCGCCATAGGAGGGCCGGAAGCGGATTGTGTCACCCACCTTGAGCTCCCCGGGATCGGGCCCCAGATTGATCACGGCCAGATCGCTGCTGGCACCGGCCAGTTGATGGTTGGGATCCAGCGGGGTCAGGCCGCTGACTTCGGTGTCCACCTGGCCCACGGTCACGATGGCCCGGTAGCCACGCTGGCCGGGGCTGTGCTCGTCGGGCTGCAGGCTGGCGAAGGGGGACATGCTGGTGGTTTCGCCCAGCGGCACCAGGCTCTTTTCCTTGATCTCCACGATGTCGGCTTCCACGGTGAAGGCATCGTCCCGCAGGCCGGCCAGGGTGCCGCCATTGATCAGGTCGGAGCCCAGGAAGACGGAGTCTCCGATGCGGAAGTGATTCACCGCCCGGGGCACACGATTCTCGAGCAGCAGGGGCAGCAGGGAGCTGGATCCGCCCGAGATCATCGCCATCCGGTGCTTGAACTTCAGTTCCAGCAGTTCCTTGTAGAGTGCCAGCTGGGTCAGGTGCTCGGGGTTGGGTACCGCACCCGAGAGACAGCCCAGGTTGGCGCCAATGCCCAGCACCTGCACATTCTTCAGGGAGAGCAGACGCTCGTAGTACGCGATCAGCGAACTGGGCAGGATGCCCTCGCGCAGGTCGCCCATCTCGATCATGATCACCACCCGGTGCACCGTGTTCTGGCGCCGGGCCTCGGCGTCAAGGGCTTCGATGATCTCGATTTCCGTGTTGAGGCTGGCGCTGGCCAGCCGCACGATGTCCTTGAGGGCGGGAAAGTGGGGCAGGCGCAGATACCAGGTTTCCACCGGATCACCCGTGCGGGGAAGTGCTTCCAGATTCAGCAGGCGGCTGTCGGCGATCGAGCGCACGCCCAGCGATTTCAGCGCGGCCAGGGTGGGCTCGTGTCCACAGAGGACCTTGCAGACCAGGGTCCAGGAGGCCTGATGGGCGCGCATCCAGCCATCCACCGTGCGGATGTTGTGCTGGAGCGCCTCCAGGTTGATCGTGATCCGGTTCACGAGTCGCTCGGCACGTAGCGCATTTCCGCGTAGCGCACACGGAATCCCAGCCGTTCATAGAGGTGGCGGGCCGGGTTGCTCTCTTCCACGTGCAGCTTGACGCCGGTCCCGGTCTCCGCCAGACAGCGTCGGGCCAGCTTGCCCCCGATGCCGCGTCCGCGCAGACCCGACTCGACCCCGATCATCAGCAGCAGCCATTCGGGGACGTAGGCGCGCATGCCCGTGCGCAGCATGATGCAGACACCGGCCAGCCGACTTTCCGCGCGGCAGAGCATGGCGAAGCCACCGTGTCCCTCGGCCTGGTGGAAGCAGTCGTCCAGTGCCAGTGCGATGGCTTCGGGTGGGTCCTGGTAGGGTGTCATTTCGTCGTGCAGAAAGCGCTCCAGTGTGGAGCGGTTGGCCCACTGGGGGAGATCGGCTTCGCGCTCGATCTTCAGGAATTCCAGGGGAGCGTCGCCGCCCTGGGCTGTCTTGTCACTCATGGTCACCTCAATTCTTCAGTGGGTACGCCGTTGTGGACGGCATGGAACCGGCTGTGTCCTGTGCGGGCGGGGCTCCCGTGTTGCCGATCGGGCCGGGCACAAGCAGGGGGGCCACTTCCAGCTGGTCGGCCTGCATCATGGACGCCACGCGTTCCAGCGTGGCCAGCATCTGGGTGCGTTCCCAGTCGGCCAGTCCTTCAAGTTGCACGAGGAAGCGGTCGTGCAGCAGGGGCGGCGCCTCGTCGACCAGGGCTTCGCCTTCGGGCGTGAGCCGCACCTGGATTCTCCGGCGATCGCTTTCGTCGCGCAGGCGCACGATCAGCGAGCGTTTTTCCAGCCGGATCAGCAGGTCGGTGATCGTGCCCTGGCTCAGGTGTACCCGGCGTGCCAGCTCGCCCGCGCTGAGCTCGCGAGGCTCGCGCAGCGCCTGCAGCACCAGCAATTGGGGAACCGTGACTCCATGCCGCTGGATCAGGGTGTGGCTGTGCAGCTCGATGGCTCGTGTGATGCGGCGCAGCACCCGGAGAATATCCTGGCTGGCCTGATGTTGGGGGCTCATGGCACTCCGGAATAGTTAGGGCACAAAGTATTTTCCCGCAGGCTGGCATGCAAACTGGAACTGAACCAGTGAGTGAGTTTTGTCAAATCCATCAATATCAGTCGGATGAATTTGGATTGGCGGGGGCTGTCCATGCCATCAAGCCTTTGGGCACAAAGGAAAATTCGGCGAGACAGAGCCCAATACAATGAAAAGCCCGGCCGACGCGTCGCGTCGACCGGGCAAGGGGATTCCGGATTCCGTACGGCCGCTCCGCCCGGAATCGTCGGGTCATTTGATCAGAACCAGACGCTGGGTCTGCACCTGTCCACCCGAGTTCAGGCTGGCCAGATACATCCCACTGGCCAGGCCGGTGGCGTCAAAGACAACGCGGTGCTCGCCACCGGACAGCAGCCCGTCCTGGAGCAGGGCCACCTGCTGCCCGGCCAGATTGTACACGGCCAGGCGCACGGGCGCGGTCTCGGCCAGGCTGAAGGCCAGAGTCGTGCTGGGATTGAAAGGATTGGGCCAGGCGGGGGCCAGACTGAAGTTGGCCGGGATGTCTTCGGTGGCCGAGACGGCGGTCCGCGCGACCCGGATCCTCAGCAGGGGATAGGCGCTCTGGGTGAAATCGGCCGCGGCGAACATCGGATCGTCCAGGATGCCACCGCTGCCTGCGGGCAGATACCCGGCGTGCATCCCGATGGGCATGCTTTCGGACACCCCCGTGTCGGGACTGTTCTGCCCGAAGAAGGCGGTGTGCGCGGGAAGCTCGTCATTCAGTTCGGTGCCGGCGTCCATGATCGCGCCGCCCTGAAGCATCAGCTCCAGAGGCTGGAACTGACCGGCCCCATTGAAGACCCTGTGTGCCATGGGATCCTCGTTGCCCACGAAGGCGTCATTGCTGGGCAGGATCATCGCGAAGAAGCTGAGGTACTGGCCGCTGGGGGTGTCGCCGTCCACGTCCACCACCATGGTGGCCGTTTCGCCGGGTGCCAGGGGCGGTATGCCCGAGTCACTCACCAGGGTGGCCTGCAATTGCCCACTGCCACTGCCGGAGAAATCGGCCATCAGCGGGCCCGAATTGCCATCCTCGGCAAAACGTTCCACGGACATCGACGCGGGGGCTCCGCCATCAAAGACATCGAAGGTTCCGTCATGGATGCCCACCCAGAAGGGCGTGGTCCAGGTTCCGTCCATGGGTGAGAGGTTCTCGATGGTGATCGTCAGAGACGTTGCCGCCGCGGACAGGCTCAAAGCCAGAACGGGCAGTGTGTGAAGCAAGAG
This window of the Candidatus Delongbacteria bacterium genome carries:
- a CDS encoding HAMP domain-containing histidine kinase, with protein sequence MKLLHRLFLLAGPLLALALLVGGFGSFHYLRGLADEEAREGLQLRQREIEADFPTWLARWGDQASREGQLLLLQPDAPGREPQFSDTLLQPAFEDDVVPFMQLGFELRHADQRWWVTVRKARIESDDLVESLLKAQALVLALLLLSAIALSHFSHRVLWRPFQLLLARIAAFDFRDQHPFDPVATGTREFDELGAHVRRMTEKLQRDYQSLRQFSEDASHEMQTPVSAIVTHLELLMQQDDLSQDSRGHLQHAYAAANRLARLQHTLALLTRVDNQEFRPSAPIELGPWLQEKLDSLEDLIDSKRLQLQVEISPCLLRIHPDLCDTLFSNLLHNAIRHSLPGGSILLTLNAHSLQLENTGMPFAGDPATLFERFRKADPTSGSLGLGLALVQRICQHAGIGLDYTITGDRHRFQLDFPASR
- a CDS encoding TonB-dependent receptor, translated to MRYLAGGPLWLLVLLALLCDHGVLFAADTPVGQKASLVGQVLDEHQDRPLSRVNVTVDGTSLGTASDEDGRFRITELSPGEYWLTLSFVGYEDRTLGPCQLKAGTELDLGITRMRAAAIPLEEMVVTPGSFSIMGTGPASRQTLGRKDLQNMSFAEDITRAVSRLPGVASNDYSSKFTVRGGEADEVLMTLDGMELHEPFHQRDFSGGLFSIVDIEAVEGVELLTGGFSAEYGDRESAVFAMRTRHNRDGKSHHSMGLSALTVRGFSEGPLADGRGEYLVSARRGILDQAFQLVGFDEQIPFFYDMLGKVEYRLNPRQSIALHALRAGDQTGIRDISVEDQAHDIHDTRYTNSYGWLTFNSSWTPRLFTRSMLYLGEVDHKRHGDSEKPFEPSDKMFFKLLDQRSYTLSGFKQELDWKPGKNLQLKSGVDLRHLQSDYNYHYTLDDWRIDSTDQLFFFQDSASIRTQPSGNQLGLYASGRYRLTEHLLAEAGLRHDRADHTGDRLWSPRLGLAWALAPETTVRAAWGHYWQIQSINALDVNHGATQFVPAELSRHWVLGLEHHFDNGIELRLDGFVKQMPDPAASWQNLRDPWEVFPEARNDLALVHVDEARSHGIEFFLKRDQGGRFSWWLSYAWSRAEEHVTGIDFQGLVTPRTGWLPKINNQDHTLYADLNYRPDPRWLINVSWQYWHGLPYTDYTYRDTTLPSDSLHFYPVHGVFRGRTYPPYHRMDVRVNRIWQLDNSRLSAFLHLINVYNRENLKKFDVDVRGDDNQYQFDDNGNYVYFQDNTYWLGILPVLGVSWEF
- a CDS encoding MarR family transcriptional regulator — encoded protein: MSPQHQASQDILRVLRRITRAIELHSHTLIQRHGVTVPQLLVLQALREPRELSAGELARRVHLSQGTITDLLIRLEKRSLIVRLRDESDRRRIQVRLTPEGEALVDEAPPLLHDRFLVQLEGLADWERTQMLATLERVASMMQADQLEVAPLLVPGPIGNTGAPPAQDTAGSMPSTTAYPLKN
- a CDS encoding GNAT family N-acetyltransferase — translated: MSDKTAQGGDAPLEFLKIEREADLPQWANRSTLERFLHDEMTPYQDPPEAIALALDDCFHQAEGHGGFAMLCRAESRLAGVCIMLRTGMRAYVPEWLLLMIGVESGLRGRGIGGKLARRCLAETGTGVKLHVEESNPARHLYERLGFRVRYAEMRYVPSDS
- a CDS encoding sodium:solute symporter family protein, whose amino-acid sequence is MLKSGRIESTDDFLVAGRDVPWYLLFATMGATVIGGGYSIGAVGKTYEWGILMLLVSTGGYLHFIFSGMVVAPRFREAKLYTVAGYFGHRFGEQPRFVVLILSLLFSVFIVAAQMAAIGTVLTTLLPSTLDTPNIMRWAIGIGGLLVILYSTAGGLLAVIYTDIYQFVVLFLGFLLTLVFITPDLIGNWDTVTSTLPAEFFQLEGGHGWLFLITTFLAFLLGETFAPGYATRYCIGRDIGHTKRGIAGVGLFLALTFPVVLFFIAVHARMHYPDIDSQQALPVVIRGLHNPVLSGIMIAALLSAVMSSADSALNSATAIFVKDLFEHQLGWTSMGDRKLLKLARICTALLGLAATLIAILWQDIIGLLLFTYHTWAPAIIVPVVVGTLTTFRSPSQTRAITWTMLVSVGVTFVYRFTDWSNQLDPAVFGVFVSILVYALLRSVDRWRNPAQPV
- a CDS encoding alanine racemase, coding for MNRITINLEALQHNIRTVDGWMRAHQASWTLVCKVLCGHEPTLAALKSLGVRSIADSRLLNLEALPRTGDPVETWYLRLPHFPALKDIVRLASASLNTEIEIIEALDAEARRQNTVHRVVIMIEMGDLREGILPSSLIAYYERLLSLKNVQVLGIGANLGCLSGAVPNPEHLTQLALYKELLELKFKHRMAMISGGSSSLLPLLLENRVPRAVNHFRIGDSVFLGSDLINGGTLAGLRDDAFTVEADIVEIKEKSLVPLGETTSMSPFASLQPDEHSPGQRGYRAIVTVGQVDTEVSGLTPLDPNHQLAGASSDLAVINLGPDPGELKVGDTIRFRPSYGALVRLMMGKYIDKELLPDPGIFQAQLSRHATTSLPPVIDETFNQPEAAL
- a CDS encoding spondin domain-containing protein — protein: MSHRLLLHTLPVLALSLSAAATSLTITIENLSPMDGTWTTPFWVGIHDGTFDVFDGGAPASMSVERFAEDGNSGPLMADFSGSGSGQLQATLVSDSGIPPLAPGETATMVVDVDGDTPSGQYLSFFAMILPSNDAFVGNEDPMAHRVFNGAGQFQPLELMLQGGAIMDAGTELNDELPAHTAFFGQNSPDTGVSESMPIGMHAGYLPAGSGGILDDPMFAAADFTQSAYPLLRIRVARTAVSATEDIPANFSLAPAWPNPFNPSTTLAFSLAETAPVRLAVYNLAGQQVALLQDGLLSGGEHRVVFDATGLASGMYLASLNSGGQVQTQRLVLIK
- a CDS encoding response regulator transcription factor, which codes for MKILLVEDDPQLTHSIREFLEGRFDLIETASGFEQAELALKLYLYDCVIVDITLPDGNGLELLRTLKSRGSRAGVIIISARDSLEDKVRGLDLGADDYLPKPFHLAELNARLRAIQRRLQQDGQPELVCGPLRMHPQKRLVHHGNLEISLTRREFDLLLFLASNANHVLSKETIAEHLWGSAIDQADSFDVVYDHIKNLRRKLADAGVEGLIHTVYGVGYTVKLP